A genomic segment from Gemmatimonadaceae bacterium encodes:
- a CDS encoding aquaporin — MRDSLRHFTAELIGTLALVFVGGAAIMGTAISGSQASLVEIAFAHGLIFAVMVTALMRISGHFNPAVTLGFLAVRRIEPMMAGVYLVAQLLGAMLGAYLLKIVFPDPIFAAARGGGQFISLDITGTQAFVAEMIATFFLVLVVFGTAVDPKAPRVGGFAIGFTLAAGILAIGPITGGSLNPARSFGPAVASGMYEGQLIYWTAPILGGIIAAVLYEYLFMRGAPEPVDHGTVTPA, encoded by the coding sequence ATGCGGGACTCGCTGAGGCACTTTACGGCGGAGCTCATCGGCACATTGGCGCTGGTCTTCGTCGGCGGCGCCGCGATCATGGGCACGGCCATATCCGGATCGCAGGCGAGTCTGGTGGAGATCGCTTTCGCGCACGGACTGATTTTCGCCGTGATGGTCACCGCGCTGATGCGGATCTCGGGGCACTTCAATCCCGCGGTCACGCTCGGCTTTCTCGCCGTGCGGCGCATCGAGCCGATGATGGCCGGCGTCTATCTCGTGGCGCAGCTGCTCGGCGCGATGCTCGGCGCGTATCTGCTCAAGATCGTCTTTCCCGATCCCATTTTCGCCGCGGCCCGCGGCGGCGGCCAGTTCATCTCGCTCGACATCACCGGGACGCAGGCGTTCGTCGCGGAGATGATCGCGACGTTCTTCCTGGTACTGGTGGTGTTCGGCACGGCCGTCGATCCCAAGGCTCCCCGGGTGGGCGGCTTCGCGATCGGCTTCACTCTCGCCGCCGGCATACTCGCGATCGGGCCGATCACGGGCGGATCACTCAACCCGGCGCGCTCGTTCGGGCCAGCGGTCGCGAGCGGCATGTACGAGGGGCAGCTCATCTACTGGACCGCGCCGATCCTCGGCGGGATCATCGCGGCAGTGCTCTACGAGTATCTCTTCATGCGCGGCGCGCCGGAGCCCGTGGATCACGGCACGGTGACGCCGGCCTAG